The DNA segment GCAAGCACAGCGCGGCACCCTGTTGAGCAAGGAAACAATGGCCGAATTGCTCAAAATCCATGCGATTGACAGCCTTCCCGACTATGATGGGCATTACTTTTTAAGTGCTGGAACTTGCGAAAACTGCCATGGAAAAGATCCGAATGGCGTTGCCTTGGTCGACAGTCTGGGTAGGGACATCAACATGGTCGATGATTGGCGGGCGACGATGATGGCGCTTTCGGCAAAAGATCCATTTTGGATGGCGCAAGTAAGCCATGAGGGATTGATCAATCCTTCGCACAAAACGGCCTTGGAAGACAAATGCCTCTCCTGCCATGCGCCGCTTGGGCGCTACACGCATTTTTTCGAATCCCACGGGCAAGCCGATTACAGCATGGCGATGCTGCAATCAGATACCCTCGGCTTGGACGGTGTAAGCTGCATGTCTTGCCATAGCCAACGTTCCGATTCGTTCGGAATTTCCTTCTCGGGACAACTCTTTTTGGACTCCGGTCGCACGGTTTATGGGCAATATCCCGGGCCTATTGTGGCACCGATGTTTACCAGTTATCATTTGGTGGTGGCTTATGGTCCCCATATCCAAGAATCCAAAGTTTGTGCTGACTGCCACACCCTCATCACGGAAAGCGTTGATCTTCAAGGCCAATACACCGGTTCAGAGTTTGTCGAACAGGCCACATACCATGAGTGGCTCAATTCTGATTATCCAAATGGGGATATCAGTTGCCAAGGATGTCACATGCCACGCTATGATGATGGCGTTTTACTTTCCGGGCCCGATGTCAGTTCGACCCTTCCCAGGTCCCCCTATTCCAAGCACTTTTTTGTCGGCAGCAACGCGTTTATGCTCAGGATGATGAAGGCCTATACCGACAGTCTTGACATTCAAGCGACGGCAGCCAATTTTGACACGACGATCGCCCGCACCCAAAGAAGCCTGCGGGATGGTCTGACGATGACATTGACACAGATGCAACGCACATCCGACACCGTCAAATACGACCTCAATCTCCTGAACCGCGTGGGACATAAATTCCCATCAGGCTATCCCTCAAGGCGCATTTTCGTCGAATTTGTCGTTCGAGAGGCAAATGGCGATACCCTGTTTCAATCGGGTGTTTTGGGCTCCAATTACGAAGTCAAGGGACAGGATCCGGGATTTGAACCCCACCACAACATCATCAACGATCCGGGGCAGGCGCAAATTTATGAGTTTATCATGGGGGATGTGAATGGCAACGTGACGACCACCTTGGAGCGCGCCGTGACCCATATCAAGGACAATCGCCTTGTGCCTCAAGGGTTTTCGAGCAGTCACCCCAACTATACGGATACTACCGAAATTGCAGGCGGAGCAGAAACGGACCCGGATTTCAACCACAATGGTGCTACCGAAGGTACGGGAGGCGACATCGTGCATTACCATATTCCGCTCAACGGGTACGCCGGGAACTTGCAGGTAAGCGCCCGCGTTTGGTATCAGACGGTGCGGCCGGGATGGTTGGATGAGACTTTTGCCAACAGCAGCCCCGACATTGACCGGTTTGAGCGTTGGTACAACAGCAGCGACCGATCGGTGGATTTGGTGGCCGAATTGCTGACCCAAGACGTGATCATTGGAATGCAACAATTTGCGGAGCCAAGCCTCACCTTGTATCCAAATCCGACGCATGATGGCTGGATCAACGTGTTGCTGCCTGTTGGTAATGAAACAACGGAAATCAGGGTCTATGACATGCGTGGCCGAATGGTGATGCCAGTCATTTCGGCAAGCGGTACCGTGCAGAAGTTGCAGTTACCGGCAGCCGCAGGGAACTACCTCCTTGATTTCCAAGGCCAAGGGTGGAGAAAGGCCATCAAAGTCGTGAAAAGGTAGGTCGTCCTATTTTTTGTGGGCAGTTCCTTGAAAGAGCAGCTTGACATTCGGGTCCAAAACAAGTGATGCAGGTGCCTTGGGTAACGTAAAACTTGCCTTCTGCGACATGGAAGTAACTTCTATCGTTGATGTTTGAATCATTTGGTCGTCGGCATCGAGGAAGGCAATATCCAACGGAAAGACGAATGGGTCGCCCTTCTGCGTTTGCGTGAGCTGAATGTTCACCGTCTTTTTGCCCTTGCTCCATTTCCATTCGACATCCAACTTCGGGAAGCCAGGACGGTATAGCCATTGCTTGAAGAAGGCGTCCAAATCTAACCCGCTTGCTTTTTCCATCGCATTTTCAAGGTCAACCGAAAGGGCATTTCCAAACTTAAATGCGGCGTAATAGTCCTTGATTCCCTGGAAAAAAGCCTCATCTCCTACGCGATCGCGCAGCATGTGCAGGATCCAACTTCCCTTTTCATAGGAATTGAGGTTGAGTAATTGATTGAGGTCGGCGATGCGAGAATCAACAACTGCCAATTGTTCCGCCATCGGCCAACTCAAAATGGCTGCCCGGTCGCGCTTCAAACGCTTCACCGCCTCCTCCTTACCATGCACCATTTCAAAATAGACATGGGTAAAATACGTCGCAAAGCCTTCACTCAACCAAATATGGTACCAATTGGCCTCCGACGCTGAATTGCCAAACCATTGATGGGCAATTTCGTGGGCCATCAAGGCTTCACAGCTGCCGTCTCCCGTCACCGAATTGTCGGCGTAGAAGATGCAGGAGGCGTTTTCCATGCCGCCATAGCGCGTGCGCGACTGCACGTTGGCGAGTTTGTCCCAAGGATATGGTGCGACCTGCTTGACAAACCATTCCAGAATGGTTTTCCCCTGGGCATAGTCATGAAAACCAGCGACTTCATCCTTTTTGAAGACCCAGGTGCTCACCGGAATTTCACCCACGTTTCCGACGGATTGGATGGCAAAATCGGCAGCACCGATCACCATGACCTTGGTGGGCAACGGCGCTTCATTGTTCCAACGGCTGATTTGGTGCCCATCGGGAAACACTTTTTGCTCCACCAACTTCCCATTGGCGACGATTTGATAATGTGCCGGTGCCAATACGGTGAATCCGACGGGGGCCTTGTCAGTTGGGTGATCCACCGTCGGTAACCAATGGTGGGCGCGGTT comes from the Bacteroidota bacterium genome and includes:
- a CDS encoding T9SS type A sorting domain-containing protein, producing the protein MKKLRLSPILLAFGGFLLVSGLIPILRPKGELQAQRGTLLSKETMAELLKIHAIDSLPDYDGHYFLSAGTCENCHGKDPNGVALVDSLGRDINMVDDWRATMMALSAKDPFWMAQVSHEGLINPSHKTALEDKCLSCHAPLGRYTHFFESHGQADYSMAMLQSDTLGLDGVSCMSCHSQRSDSFGISFSGQLFLDSGRTVYGQYPGPIVAPMFTSYHLVVAYGPHIQESKVCADCHTLITESVDLQGQYTGSEFVEQATYHEWLNSDYPNGDISCQGCHMPRYDDGVLLSGPDVSSTLPRSPYSKHFFVGSNAFMLRMMKAYTDSLDIQATAANFDTTIARTQRSLRDGLTMTLTQMQRTSDTVKYDLNLLNRVGHKFPSGYPSRRIFVEFVVREANGDTLFQSGVLGSNYEVKGQDPGFEPHHNIINDPGQAQIYEFIMGDVNGNVTTTLERAVTHIKDNRLVPQGFSSSHPNYTDTTEIAGGAETDPDFNHNGATEGTGGDIVHYHIPLNGYAGNLQVSARVWYQTVRPGWLDETFANSSPDIDRFERWYNSSDRSVDLVAELLTQDVIIGMQQFAEPSLTLYPNPTHDGWINVLLPVGNETTEIRVYDMRGRMVMPVISASGTVQKLQLPAAAGNYLLDFQGQGWRKAIKVVKR
- a CDS encoding DUF3458 domain-containing protein yields the protein MKNHLSKVLLTLALTLLRIVLPAQGGNDRLDLMDVLRYDFELTLSDTTDEIKGKATIQLQLLKAAASVRLDLVAVGASKKGMKVKEVLSAGKSLEFRHSGESLEILWPENQPASTEFKLEIVYAGIPADGLIISKNEEDGRSFFGDNWPNRAHHWLPTVDHPTDKAPVGFTVLAPAHYQIVANGKLVEQKVFPDGHQISRWNNEAPLPTKVMVIGAADFAIQSVGNVGEIPVSTWVFKKDEVAGFHDYAQGKTILEWFVKQVAPYPWDKLANVQSRTRYGGMENASCIFYADNSVTGDGSCEALMAHEIAHQWFGNSASEANWYHIWLSEGFATYFTHVYFEMVHGKEEAVKRLKRDRAAILSWPMAEQLAVVDSRIADLNQLLNLNSYEKGSWILHMLRDRVGDEAFFQGIKDYYAAFKFGNALSVDLENAMEKASGLDLDAFFKQWLYRPGFPKLDVEWKWSKGKKTVNIQLTQTQKGDPFVFPLDIAFLDADDQMIQTSTIEVTSMSQKASFTLPKAPASLVLDPNVKLLFQGTAHKK